In the genome of Metabacillus litoralis, the window TTACTCCTCCTTGAAGCTGATAGATTTCACTCGTACGAAAAGCTTCTGCATCAAACGAAATTGGTTGTATTCTTACTCCTGTTGAAGTGGCATCTTGTAATGCCTGAAACAAGGCTCGTGCATTGTCCTGTTCATAGATGGAATACATATATTCATTGAGTAATTCTTGATCGATCCTCTCAACAGCTTCTATTGTTTCATTTGTGCATCTTCCATGTTTGCCTGAAAGTCTGAGGTGGAAAATACTTGTAAGGAAAGTATATCATTTATTTTTTGGAAGATGCTATTTAGTTCACTTCTATATTGATCGACCATATCGGCCGCTTGTCTTTCACTTTTACTTAATTCATCTTCTAAAAAGCTGCTATGTACAACCGTATCTGCACCTAACTTTTCACTCATTAATTTATCCTTTACTCCATCAAAAAACGCAATTTGACAATCTATTAGTAAAAACCAGGCATCTATGACTTCCATATGAGCCTTATAAAACCCTTTTATCGCATCGGCACCTTGCCCGATAAATGAGTCTAGTTGGGCAATCGCTTGAAACGTTTTTTGTAAGGTTTCTAGCTGTATTCGTAGTTTTGCGTAATCATTTGATCTTTGATCCATCGTATCGACTAGAGCCTGTGAATCAAGTACTCTCAAATTCTTCTACCTCAAATCCTCAACCGTTCATTCTCATGGCTATTGAATCATTGTGCTTTTTCTAACATTTTTCACCCAAACAAGCACGTTTTCAAGATACAATTCAGATAGCTATTTGTTTACATACTTTTGCATTATAAATGAACGATTTAGGAAAAATAAGGTAAAAATTAACTAAAATGCAAAAGTAACCCTATTATATTCCTGAATAAAAATACTCAATAATCACAAAAATTTCACTATAAGATGCATATGTTATATTCAAGAACAGCGCTTTTATTGTTGCGCATTAATATATATATTTATCTCTTAATTGCTTAGCGTTATGAGAGGGCTTAACTCATTGTTATTCCCTCCCTAAAACGTTATTTAGGATTTAATGTAATATATTCTCCTGTATATGGATCAAATTGAAAATGGATTATTACCTCACCTTTAATCCCTTTTATAGAATAATAAAGTTTATCATTATTATCACTTATAGTTTTAGAATGATTTTCTATTATTTCCACTTCTTCTTTTTCCTTAATAGTACCTTGTGATTCTGAATAGGTAAATTCAGGTTTAGTTGTAATATAAATTATAGGGACACATATCAACAAGATAATAGAAATATATGTTGTAATTTTACTCATAAATGACTTAGAAAGATCTAAGTCAACTATTGTGAAAAACATCCCAATAATTACTGTACTTAATATTGGTATTAAGGTATTAAACATTGTTATATAAACATATTTTTGTGAGTTCAAATTTAAGAAAAGTAATTCAAGAACTCCAATTAACACTACTAAAAAAATAATAATCAGCCTCTTTGCTCTCACTCGATCACTTCCACCAATAAAATTCTTTTAAATAACTTACATACAAAATGTCTATTCCTTATTATTTTAGAGGTTTCAGAAATTTTAATATATATCAGTTTTAATGGAATAAGAACCATTACTTTCCTTTATGAATCTTATTTGTTGATAAGTAACCTGCTACATATAGCAAAAGAAGAGATAACCTCTATTTAAACCAGTTATTCTTAGATGTAAGAACTCAGTCCCTAACAAACTGGCCTTAACATGAAAAAGCACTTACCTTTATTTTCAAGATAAGCGCTTTGTAGGAGATCATTTGTTGTTTGAACACTAATTAGTCACCTAACCCTTAACTTCTCTTTTTAAAGATTTCCCTAGTAAAACCTATAATACAAATTAATATCAGAAAAGGTAAAACGATAGGAAATAAATAACCAACTAAGTTCACAACTTTTCCTCCACTCATATTAGTTTGTATATGATATGAAGTTGTCCTATGTTTAATGACACCGTTAATTGGTTTCCTCGACAACAGCGCTTTTATTGTTGAAGTTCATAGATAATTTTACTTTGTAAGAAACATAGCTAATCTATCTTCGCAAAATCATTTGATCAGTTTCAGTAAACCCTAGTGTTTGGTATAGTTTTCTTGCATTATCACTTGCTAATAATCGGATTGTATGAATTTCTCTTTTAGAAAACCACTTTAACACTTCATCTGTTAACTTACTTGCATAACCTTGATTTCTAAATTCAGGATCTACATATACATCTCCAATAAATCCGTACTGGTCTTCTTTATAAAAGCAATATGGAATATCATCCTTAATAAAAGCTCCAGCACAAGCAATTATTTCATTATTTTGTTCAATAACAAAGTGAATTGCTTTATCTAATATATATAAATCTTTATATGTCTTTTCAACTACCTGAACAAAATTAGCTTTAAGAAGATCTTCCATACCCACTTCTTTAAACATTTTCTGTTTTAGGAGTGTTATTGAAGGAATATCTATAAAAGTTGCAGCTCTTATCACTTTAATCACCTACTTAAATAGAATCTGTATCAGTTCATTTCTTCATTTCCTCTTAGAATTATTCTATCTATGATACAGAATATCCTGTGCTTTCATCATTTAATAGGCACACCTCAACATGAAATGCATCTCTACTTTTGAAGATCACTAATGATTGAATTTTACTTCTTTCATAAACGCGCTTCTTTTTGTGGAAGATCAGCATTTTTGTTGCTGTAGATGATTGATGTATTAACGCCCCTTTTAGTTTAACAACTATTATTTCACCCACTATGTATTTCAAAGCAGAAATATCCGAATGGTATATGATCAGCTGTTAATTCCATTTCTTTTTTTGCAATTTCCATCATTATGGGGAGAATTTCTCTTAATTTCTCCTTATATTGTTCAAGAGCAATTTTAAATGACCTTACATCTTCTTTTTGACATAGAGGATATAATATTGAACCTAACCTAAAATCATTATGTACTCTTGATGTATCTGGAACATTAAGACAATCTATAATATGTTCCTCCTGAATTTTCTCGTCAAACCAATCTCTACATTCTATAAAAAATATATATTCTTCAAACTCAATTTGCATATCCAATAGTTCATTGATATAAAATGGTGTGATTCTTATATAATCTGTAGTTGAATTTGCATTAATAATTTCATCTAAAATACACTTTAAATCTGTAATCGTCGGGAAATATCTATATTTCCCGTTATAGTAAGAAGTGTTGTGGTAAACTATTTCATTAATCTTGCCATCTTGTTTATTTAACATTTCACTTCACCTACTTTTCAGTCCAATTAATGTTATCACTTCTTCCACTTAACTCTCCGTTCAGTTTAAGTGTAATTCACATACACTTATCACACTTTCATTTTAATTGACCTTCTCCAATATGGCTCTTACCATAAGAACGACACGAATCCTACACATTTGCATCCTATAGTTCAATAAGAACTAATCTACACTTTAAAGAGTAATTAATGGTAAATAGTTTGATAAAACTTCAACAACATCATCGGATGTCATAAATACATAGTGCTTCACATCATCTTGGTAATCCCACTTCCCACACCCCTCTTTCTTAAACCAATTAAGATAAGAAGAATTTTTAACTTTGAATAGTGACCAATTACTATAAAATTCACCTCCATAC includes:
- a CDS encoding T7SS effector LXG polymorphic toxin produces the protein MRVLDSQALVDTMDQRSNDYAKLRIQLETLQKTFQAIAQLDSFIGQGADAIKGFYKAHMEVIDAWFLLIDCQIAFFDGVKDKLMSEKLGADTVVHSSFLEDELSKSERQAADMVDQYRSELNSIFQKINDILSLQVFSTSDFQANMEDAQMKQ
- a CDS encoding GNAT family N-acetyltransferase; amino-acid sequence: MIRAATFIDIPSITLLKQKMFKEVGMEDLLKANFVQVVEKTYKDLYILDKAIHFVIEQNNEIIACAGAFIKDDIPYCFYKEDQYGFIGDVYVDPEFRNQGYASKLTDEVLKWFSKREIHTIRLLASDNARKLYQTLGFTETDQMILRR